A single genomic interval of Musa acuminata AAA Group cultivar baxijiao chromosome BXJ3-4, Cavendish_Baxijiao_AAA, whole genome shotgun sequence harbors:
- the LOC135582905 gene encoding uncharacterized protein LOC135582905 isoform X2 translates to MRSRRTSWISACYHPFFVGVVCFLFIVYKLFPSLFSLLLNSSPVIACTTLLLGIFLSYGEPNVPENKKDHINMTQTSSSLKIDPVANDLGCKNEENFKVEAHLGGRRGKATKRTTIKTIASGDRRLSAASRAVKEDEVNQMDATSVDSNSFVEEDHSENNFIEEKGYHIGNLAEGLQNVKEHIGRVIALSFTVLSAKANRTKLDPSDPCLDSQWRDNHQDDSSYSKSNGKEMSDSHAANGVSVLDELDPLLDSETSQADLVSKDNADDGSVSFSQNHVSEDGSGEEEAETQDDDDDEEAQEEKDDGNKAAVTWTADDQRTLMELGNTELERNLRLEILIAKRKASKAMEKNLIDLDDNMDEILQSHGHLPSVNAPRRNPFDLPDVLDESVPGSAPSVLLPRRNPFDLPYEQVDDEENSSHKEFVAVPQHDIPLRRHESFTVGASFFSDFNQEKHSSRFMPYFGAEEMDFADPQRKLREISDSNVKSTLKSDTVSSVTDQEHPKDLHRLTGSPITNSAGSAENDSQVESQMKMNDDHTNHLNHSIMMEQTHQATENIGAVEYNTTGGSESRSPISYAVRSEVTKEVCESSSTSLEAEKNTSRISTHEQISNQEQITSGSSKDSMVSAKSVAADSDTGNMKADHVHDGHVVEPVYDSSPTQTEKSHSNSALDEAPYIAERNVPPSSDAPSANGFIWFASPSLASVDENEAASREISVIKELDVIGDEARVRKDSGRPLWRILPSPAARKRTLHSSLSAVEIQSNEGS, encoded by the exons ATGCGCTCCAGGAGAACAAGTTGGATATCTGCTTGTTATCATCCATTCTTTGTTGGTGTAGTATGCTTCCTGTTTATAGTGTACAAGCTTTTTCCTTCTCTATTTTCTCTTCTTTTAAATTCTTCCCCTGTCATTGCTTGCACAACTCTCCTTCTTGGAATCTTTCTGAGTTATGGTGAACCGAATGTTCCTGAGAACAAAAAAGATCATATTAATATGACTCAAACGAGTTCGTCGCTGAAGATTGACCCAGTTGCAAATGATCTTGGGTGTAAGAATGAGGAAAACTTCAAAGTGGAGGCTCAtctgggaggaagaagaggaaaagcaACTAAGAGAACGACCATCAAAACAATTGCTTCGGGTGATAGAAGACTTAGTGCAGCTAGCAGAGCTGTTAAGGAAGATGAGGTCAATCAAATGGATGCGACTTCTGTCGATTCTAATTCTTTTGTTGAGGAAGATCACAGTGAGAATAACTTCATTGAAGAAAAAGGATATCACATAGGAAATCTAGCTGAAGGTTTGCAGAATGTGAAAGAACATATTGGTCGTGTAATTGCTTTGAGTTTCACAGTTCTCAGTGCAAAAGCAAATAGAACTAAATTGGACCCTTCTGATCCATGTTTGGATTCACAATGGCGTGACAACCACCAGGATGATTCTTCATATTCTAAATCTAACGGGAAAGAGATGTCTGACTCTCATGCGGCAAATGGTGTCTCTGTTCTTGATGAACTTGATCCGCTTTTAGACTCTGAAACTTCTCAAGCTGACTTGGTTTCCAAGGACAACGCTGATGATGGTTCTGTATCATTCTCACAGAACCATGTATCGGAAGATGGCAGCGGGGAGGAGGAAGCAGAAACTcaggatgacgatgatgatgaagagGCACAGGAGGAGAAAGATGATGGAAATAAAGCTGCTGTAACATGGACTGCAGATGATCAGAGGACTCTCATGGAGCTGGGTAACACTGAACTCGAAAGGAATCTTCGGTTAGAGATTTTAATTGCCAAACGAAAAGCTAGCAAGGCAATGGAAAAAAATCTAATAGACTTGGATGATAATATGGATGAGATATTGCAATCTCACGGTCATCTTCCATCAGTTAATGCACCAAGAAGGAACCCGTTCGATCTCCCTGATGTTTTAGATGAATCTGTTCCAGGTTCAGCTCCTTCTGTTCTCCTACCAAGACGAAATCCATTTGATCTTCCTTACGAGCAGGTGGATGATGAGGAGAATTCGAGCCATAAAGAATTTGTTGCAGTTCCACAACATGATATACCGTTGAGAAGGCATGAAAGCTTCACTGTTGGTGCTTCATTCTTTAGTGACTTCAATCAAGAGAAACATTCTTCAAGGTTTATGCCTTATTTTGGTGCAGAGGAGATGGATTTTGCTGATCCACAGAGAAAATTAAGAGAAATTAGTGATTCAAATGTGAAATCTACTTTAAAATCTGATACAGTTTCTTCGGTTACCGATCAGGAACATCCAAAAGACTTGCATCGATTGACTGGATCTCCCATTACGAATAGTGCAGGATCTGCTGAAAATGACAGTCAAGTAGAGAGTCAGATGAAGATGAATGATGATCATACAAATCATTTGAATCATAGCATAATGATGGAACAAACTCATCAAGCCACTGAAAATATTGGAGCTGTCGAATATAACACCACGGGAGGGTCAGAATCAAGGTCACCCATTTCATATGCTGTGAGGTCTGAAGTGACCAAGGAGGTTTGCGAGTCGAGCTCCACTTCATTGGAAGCAGAAAAGAATACCTCCAGAATAAGCACTCACGAACAAATATCTAACCAGGAACAAATAACTAGTGGTTCCTCGAAGGACTCCATGGTTTCAGCTAAATCAGTTGCTGCAGATTCTGACACCGGGAATATGAAAGCAGATCATGTTCATGATGGTCATGTTGTGGAACCTGTTTATGATTCTAGTCCAACACAAACGGAGAAATCACACTCAAATTCTGCACTTGATGAGGCTCCCTACATTGCAG AAAGAAATGTTCCACCAAGTAGTGATGCACCATCTGCCAATGgatttatctggtttgcatctccGAGTCTAGCATCGGTAGACGAGAATGAAGCAGCATCAAGGGAGATATCAGTAATCAAGGAGCTTGATGTTATCGGAGATGAAGCCAGAGTTCGGAAAGACTCTGGTCGTCCACTTTGGCGTATTTTGCCATCGCCAGCAGCCAGGAAGAGAACGCTTCACTCAAGCTTGTCTGCCGTGGAGATTCAATCAAATGAAGGTAGTTAA
- the LOC135582905 gene encoding uncharacterized protein LOC135582905 isoform X1: protein MRSRRTSWISACYHPFFVGVVCFLFIVYKLFPSLFSLLLNSSPVIACTTLLLGIFLSYGEPNVPENKKDHINMTQTSSSLKIDPVANDLGCKNEENFKVEAHLGGRRGKATKRTTIKTIASGDRRLSAASRAVKEDEVNQMDATSVDSNSFVEEDHSENNFIEEKGYHIGNLAEGLQNVKEHIGRVIALSFTVLSAKANRTKLDPSDPCLDSQWRDNHQDDSSYSKSNGKEMSDSHAANGVSVLDELDPLLDSETSQADLVSKDNADDGSVSFSQNHVSEDGSGEEEAETQDDDDDEEAQEEKDDGNKAAVTWTADDQRTLMELGNTELERNLRLEILIAKRKASKAMEKNLIDLDDNMDEILQSHGHLPSVNAPRRNPFDLPDVLDESVPGSAPSVLLPRRNPFDLPYEQVDDEENSSHKEFVAVPQHDIPLRRHESFTVGASFFSDFNQEKHSSRFMPYFGAEEMDFADPQRKLREISDSNVKSTLKSDTVSSVTDQEHPKDLHRLTGSPITNSAGSAENDSQVESQMKMNDDHTNHLNHSIMMEQTHQATENIGAVEYNTTGGSESRSPISYAVRSEVTKEVCESSSTSLEAEKNTSRISTHEQISNQEQITSGSSKDSMVSAKSVAADSDTGNMKADHVHDGHVVEPVYDSSPTQTEKSHSNSALDEAPYIAAERNVPPSSDAPSANGFIWFASPSLASVDENEAASREISVIKELDVIGDEARVRKDSGRPLWRILPSPAARKRTLHSSLSAVEIQSNEGS from the exons ATGCGCTCCAGGAGAACAAGTTGGATATCTGCTTGTTATCATCCATTCTTTGTTGGTGTAGTATGCTTCCTGTTTATAGTGTACAAGCTTTTTCCTTCTCTATTTTCTCTTCTTTTAAATTCTTCCCCTGTCATTGCTTGCACAACTCTCCTTCTTGGAATCTTTCTGAGTTATGGTGAACCGAATGTTCCTGAGAACAAAAAAGATCATATTAATATGACTCAAACGAGTTCGTCGCTGAAGATTGACCCAGTTGCAAATGATCTTGGGTGTAAGAATGAGGAAAACTTCAAAGTGGAGGCTCAtctgggaggaagaagaggaaaagcaACTAAGAGAACGACCATCAAAACAATTGCTTCGGGTGATAGAAGACTTAGTGCAGCTAGCAGAGCTGTTAAGGAAGATGAGGTCAATCAAATGGATGCGACTTCTGTCGATTCTAATTCTTTTGTTGAGGAAGATCACAGTGAGAATAACTTCATTGAAGAAAAAGGATATCACATAGGAAATCTAGCTGAAGGTTTGCAGAATGTGAAAGAACATATTGGTCGTGTAATTGCTTTGAGTTTCACAGTTCTCAGTGCAAAAGCAAATAGAACTAAATTGGACCCTTCTGATCCATGTTTGGATTCACAATGGCGTGACAACCACCAGGATGATTCTTCATATTCTAAATCTAACGGGAAAGAGATGTCTGACTCTCATGCGGCAAATGGTGTCTCTGTTCTTGATGAACTTGATCCGCTTTTAGACTCTGAAACTTCTCAAGCTGACTTGGTTTCCAAGGACAACGCTGATGATGGTTCTGTATCATTCTCACAGAACCATGTATCGGAAGATGGCAGCGGGGAGGAGGAAGCAGAAACTcaggatgacgatgatgatgaagagGCACAGGAGGAGAAAGATGATGGAAATAAAGCTGCTGTAACATGGACTGCAGATGATCAGAGGACTCTCATGGAGCTGGGTAACACTGAACTCGAAAGGAATCTTCGGTTAGAGATTTTAATTGCCAAACGAAAAGCTAGCAAGGCAATGGAAAAAAATCTAATAGACTTGGATGATAATATGGATGAGATATTGCAATCTCACGGTCATCTTCCATCAGTTAATGCACCAAGAAGGAACCCGTTCGATCTCCCTGATGTTTTAGATGAATCTGTTCCAGGTTCAGCTCCTTCTGTTCTCCTACCAAGACGAAATCCATTTGATCTTCCTTACGAGCAGGTGGATGATGAGGAGAATTCGAGCCATAAAGAATTTGTTGCAGTTCCACAACATGATATACCGTTGAGAAGGCATGAAAGCTTCACTGTTGGTGCTTCATTCTTTAGTGACTTCAATCAAGAGAAACATTCTTCAAGGTTTATGCCTTATTTTGGTGCAGAGGAGATGGATTTTGCTGATCCACAGAGAAAATTAAGAGAAATTAGTGATTCAAATGTGAAATCTACTTTAAAATCTGATACAGTTTCTTCGGTTACCGATCAGGAACATCCAAAAGACTTGCATCGATTGACTGGATCTCCCATTACGAATAGTGCAGGATCTGCTGAAAATGACAGTCAAGTAGAGAGTCAGATGAAGATGAATGATGATCATACAAATCATTTGAATCATAGCATAATGATGGAACAAACTCATCAAGCCACTGAAAATATTGGAGCTGTCGAATATAACACCACGGGAGGGTCAGAATCAAGGTCACCCATTTCATATGCTGTGAGGTCTGAAGTGACCAAGGAGGTTTGCGAGTCGAGCTCCACTTCATTGGAAGCAGAAAAGAATACCTCCAGAATAAGCACTCACGAACAAATATCTAACCAGGAACAAATAACTAGTGGTTCCTCGAAGGACTCCATGGTTTCAGCTAAATCAGTTGCTGCAGATTCTGACACCGGGAATATGAAAGCAGATCATGTTCATGATGGTCATGTTGTGGAACCTGTTTATGATTCTAGTCCAACACAAACGGAGAAATCACACTCAAATTCTGCACTTGATGAGGCTCCCTACATTGCAG CAGAAAGAAATGTTCCACCAAGTAGTGATGCACCATCTGCCAATGgatttatctggtttgcatctccGAGTCTAGCATCGGTAGACGAGAATGAAGCAGCATCAAGGGAGATATCAGTAATCAAGGAGCTTGATGTTATCGGAGATGAAGCCAGAGTTCGGAAAGACTCTGGTCGTCCACTTTGGCGTATTTTGCCATCGCCAGCAGCCAGGAAGAGAACGCTTCACTCAAGCTTGTCTGCCGTGGAGATTCAATCAAATGAAGGTAGTTAA